GTAACTTTGGATAGTATTAATACGGGTCCCGAtgttttgtatgcaatttaGATGTAGTTCACTTAATAATTAAGAGagtatgtgtttttttattattattacaaacagaaggcattattataaacaaatatatcaataaatagaaaatgtcaCTGAAAGCATCAGCCGTTCTTTGATGTGACGACTGTATTGATGTGAATGTCCGATATTGTGAAATGCTGGAATTTGATGTGTGTTACTGAatgttatttcattaattgttgtAGTTGATGCTGATGGTGTTTAACCTTGTTGAAGTGGCGTGTAGACGCCAACTTCATTCATTGGGCTAGGATAGCGAGCTCCACGTGTGTTGTGTCGTGTTGGAGATCAACGTTCGTCACGTAGAGGGGCACATCAGGgattatgttttgaaaatggGGCCAGCGCGTGGGATGGCCTGGTTCCCGCAGCACGTGCACACAGGCATTATAATTGAAAGCTGTCAGCGGTGGCATTACCACGTAGATGAATGTTTGAGCGGGGTTCAGCACTCTCGGAGGCTAAAAGTCCTTCTGCTGCTCGGGGTAGTGTCTAAGAGTACCATATCGTACCATACTCCTCTGGTACATAAGGACGTATTACGTACGCTCAACTTTGGCTACCCTGAGGACATGCTCCTCAAGTAGAAGGAAGGTGAGATCTCCGCTGCCTTCGGAGTGAAGGTAGGATTTCAGGCCATTGTGCTGTTCGAAGAAGAacgcttcaagaatatattgaccagatagtgtcgtaatatttaattccttaaactcaTTCCTTACCGACTCCCTTGGGGAAACACAACAAATCCCCCGACGACCGCTTCAGAAGCACAAATATGGATTAAATCTCTGCAGCAGCACCCCATAGTAGAATACCGTACAACATAACGCTGTGACAGAACTGGCATCGAAAAAGGTGGTCaaagaaaagattttatctcgggagGAAAGCTAACGCCTAGAATCATTATAAggactgtattgcagccaatggagaCCACTTTGAATAAggttgttatattttaattcgttatatatttatgtatttaactaatacactgtaaaattaataaataacaaaataaaggaACTTAATATTATGCGAAATGTTCGAAACTATTAAATTCGATCCAATTAGGTATTACtaatgaaagtaaaaaaaacttgttaaaaGAAAGTAATTACGTAATCAGATCTTTAttgaaaactaattaaaataatacttatttgcTAATATCAAAAACAGATATAGAGATCAGATATaccgaatttatttatatatatatatatatattaatatcacaaaaatataaaataaaaatgtgtgcgtgtacactagtaatcattttttttcacagtcgtaagaagtgaaacttcttgatgaaaatgatctactatatgcagctttacagaaattggttaaataaagttaaatattactacttctaagattattacagaatgtcattaattgtaatagaattactactatcgttattatatatttttgttattaatggcttcgaatctcttcgaatcaatcgtggtagggacaagaacaagatggcgcgtaaccgaaaaatgtgacggtattttttttccaacaccgataaagaagtttcactttaataaccaaataaactttattaattaatctaagTACAATACAATCTAACTCGTGAATATAAGGAAAAAGTTATTCCGTTACGACGTTACTACACACTATATCGTATCCCGGTTTTCTTAGTTCGGTCATTATCGCgaaagaaatattaagtataggcgatttttttgaattctaattgtgaaataatttctaaatttgGCACAGTactgtttaattgtttatttgttttgatggacaaaatataaattttatttcgaacctaattaaacttttgtatgataaatttagaataatgtCATAATTCTGAATCTCTTTTACAATACGTCCTCGAAGTTATACCTAACTCCCTGCTAACTAACTGTTTTTCTTTAACGTCGatatgacaacaattatacatattattgttaagttaaaaaactagttttcttaacaaataaatttcatttcacAGTGAACACTTCCTTAGTCaaagaaaattcaattaactTATCGTCTCTTCAGAAAAGAAGGCTACTTTGCGAGGCGGCGAggttaaaaatagtataattaaagatttgtCTTTCCCAGGcatatcaattaaattttatcattatttgtaTAGCAACAGAACTGAAAACCTTTAAGGACTCAGAAATTGATTCTGGCGACGGGTCCGGTCGTGTCGTGGGTGGTTCAGATGCGCCAGACGGTGCTGCTCCGTACCAAATATCTCTGCAGCTAACAAACTACAACAACTTTCACACCTGTGGAGGTGCCATAATTGCTGATAGATGGGTCCTCACTGCTGCGCATTGTCTCAAAAAGTAAGTGGTATTTTACTGTGGTTAGCCCTTGATTCTTATTCAATCGCTTCGTAAAATGACTGCATTTCGGTATTTTATACTCCACGTAATTTAGAACGCTATTATTAATGTGTATCATATGTTGATAGTATAGTCTCAAGTAGGTCTTTTCATGCAAAAGTTATggtattctatattattagcGATATACGTTGCGTTGCTTATTAAGCACCACGACCTCAACGTACATTGTCTACCGTACCTCTGTGTCTGAATAATAATGTGtctaataatcaaaattttagtAAATCTCCAAGTGATATGGTCATTTTGGCGGGAACAAACTCAATCACTGAGGGAGGCACTAGATACAAAATTGACAGAATCTTAATACATCCAAAATACACCTTGGAGAGAAAGAATGACATTGCTTTGTTGAGAACTGCTGAGAAGATTACATTTACAGACAAAGTTAAATCCATTGAAGTAGCAATCGAGAACCCCAAACCAGAAGAAAAGTGTAAATTAGCTAGATGGGGATTCACTACCGTAAgcaaaattaatgtattaaccACTCCTGAGTATTGGAAAAACAACgttcttgttatatttaaaaaagctttGGCTATAGGGATCAGTAAACATAATGATCTTAACGttaacagtttttatataacacgAGAAAAtcctgtttatttaaatttccctGTATAAAAgtgtcaaataaataaaattattattatttatcaaacaattatttttatagaaagtaGTATTGGGATAACAGCTCTTCATAAATGCTAGTccaatatttaacataaaatatcagtCAGTGTGTTGTGATATCTGTTGTAATTGGAGAATGTGTTGGCTTTTGTAATTGCAACTACAAGTTTATTCTGCAACTGTTAAGTACATTCTGCGGCGCGAGATCTTTCATCGCAGaggaatatttttctattataaattgtgATTCTGGGAATTTAGAAGTGAGACAGTTTGCAAGTTCTTTTCATTTTAAGATTTctgttttgaaatatatagtgtcagtttcatattttaattgaacatCTGCTACTTCAATTAAATGCaagtttatatgtatttataattttaatatattttcttattttgtttttacctaaactttttacattatttgttgGTTTAGATCATTAATCGacaatgatttaattatattaaacattttttatatatgtatgtgtatgtttTACACTTTGTCAGAATGACTCAAGAttcataatacatatttgagCTGTGTGTGAATAGCTGTTTTTCAAGAGTTATGATAAATTCATACTCGTTGCCATAACtatcaaatttattgtatGACTTTAGGAGCATAGAGAGAAATAGCAAGGAAGTTTAGTTTTTGTGCTTCTTGTTGCTTGTggttttgtgttttttatgtaataggaggcaaacgggcaggaggc
This is a stretch of genomic DNA from Pieris brassicae chromosome 1, ilPieBrab1.1, whole genome shotgun sequence. It encodes these proteins:
- the LOC123720703 gene encoding chymotrypsin-1-like, translating into MALEWFLEKPCFCKLISRIGQYLKICLSQAYQLNFIIICIATELKTFKDSEIDSGDGSGRVVGGSDAPDGAAPYQISLQLTNYNNFHTCGGAIIADRWVLTAAHCLKNKSPSDMVILAGTNSITEGGTRYKIDRILIHPKYTLERKNDIALLRTAEKITFTDKVKSIEV